One part of the Alligator mississippiensis isolate rAllMis1 chromosome 3, rAllMis1, whole genome shotgun sequence genome encodes these proteins:
- the GNG10 gene encoding guanine nucleotide-binding protein G(I)/G(S)/G(O) subunit gamma-10, giving the protein MSSNSSLGYMQRLVEQLKLEAAVERIKVSQAAAELQQYCMQNACKDALLVGVPAGSNPFREPRSCALL; this is encoded by the exons atgtcTTCCAACTCCAGCCTCGGCTACATGCAGCGCCTGGTGGAGCAGCTTAAGCTGGAGGCGGCGGTGGAGCGGATCAAG GTCTCTCAGGCAGCTGCAGAGCTTCAGCAGTACTGCATGCAGAACGCCTGCAAAGATGCCTTGCTTGTTGGAGTCCCGGCTGGTAGCAACCCCTTCCGAGAGCCTCGATCCTGTGCCTTACTCTGA